The proteins below are encoded in one region of Podarcis raffonei isolate rPodRaf1 chromosome 6, rPodRaf1.pri, whole genome shotgun sequence:
- the TSHB gene encoding thyrotropin subunit beta isoform X1, protein MSVRRMFCLGESMNPAPFTSLFLVFALTLGQSMSLCVPVEYIIHVEKRECAFCLAINTTICEGYCMTRDSNGKKLLPQSALSQEVCTYKDMVYKTVMIPGCQHHVVSYYSYPVAVSCKCGKCNTDYSDCVHEASSTDYCTIPQKLHNL, encoded by the exons ATGTCAGTGAGAAGGATGTTTTGCTTAGGAGAAAG CATGAATCCTGCCCCTTTCACCTCTCTCTTCCTAGTCTTTGCCCTGACTTTGGGGCAGAGCATGTCCCTTTGTGTCCCCGTTGAGTACATCATCCACGTGGAGAAGAGAGAATGTGCCTTCTGTCTGGCCATCAACACCACCATCTGTGAAGGATACTGCATGACACGG GACAGCAATGGTAAGAAGCTGCTGCCCCAGAGCGCCCTGTCCCAGGAAGTGTGCACATACAAGGACATGGTGTACAAGACTGTGATGATCCCTGGCTGTCAACACCATGTCGTCTCCTACTATTCCTATCCTGTGGCCGTGAGCTGCAAGTGTGGGAAATGCAACACTGACTATAGCGACTGTGTGCATGAGGCAAGCAGCACTGATTATTGCACTATACCTCAGAAGCTACATAACCTATAA
- the TSHB gene encoding thyrotropin subunit beta isoform X2: protein MNPAPFTSLFLVFALTLGQSMSLCVPVEYIIHVEKRECAFCLAINTTICEGYCMTRDSNGKKLLPQSALSQEVCTYKDMVYKTVMIPGCQHHVVSYYSYPVAVSCKCGKCNTDYSDCVHEASSTDYCTIPQKLHNL, encoded by the exons ATGAATCCTGCCCCTTTCACCTCTCTCTTCCTAGTCTTTGCCCTGACTTTGGGGCAGAGCATGTCCCTTTGTGTCCCCGTTGAGTACATCATCCACGTGGAGAAGAGAGAATGTGCCTTCTGTCTGGCCATCAACACCACCATCTGTGAAGGATACTGCATGACACGG GACAGCAATGGTAAGAAGCTGCTGCCCCAGAGCGCCCTGTCCCAGGAAGTGTGCACATACAAGGACATGGTGTACAAGACTGTGATGATCCCTGGCTGTCAACACCATGTCGTCTCCTACTATTCCTATCCTGTGGCCGTGAGCTGCAAGTGTGGGAAATGCAACACTGACTATAGCGACTGTGTGCATGAGGCAAGCAGCACTGATTATTGCACTATACCTCAGAAGCTACATAACCTATAA
- the LOC128416216 gene encoding mitochondrial glutamate carrier 1-like — MAEKQISLPAKLINGGAAGIIGVTCIFPIDLVKTRLQNQRSGQQVYKSMLDCLRKTLRSEGYFGMYRGAAVNLTLVTPEKAIKLAANDYFRHLLAKDGVALSLSKEMMAGCGAGTCQVIITTPMEMLKIQLQDAGRLASQQLVSRVPCSSPGCKLLAVSPVLARAYNVGPIAFPRRISATQIAVELLHTQGIRGLYKGLGATLLRDVPFSVIYFPLFAHLNRAGHNSLEEKAPFFRSFLAGCMAGSVAAVSVNPCDVIKTRLQSMGKGRNEESYNGIIDCARKLWMKEGPLAFLKGAGCRALVIAPLFGIAQGIYFIGVGEFLIELYQYGRLSP, encoded by the exons ATGGCTGAGAAACAGATTAG TTTGCCCGCTAAACTTATTAATGGAGGAGCTGCAGGGATCATTGGCGTTACTTGTATATTTCCAATTGACCTGGTTAAAACCAGGCTACAGAATCAGAGAAGTGGACAGCAAGTCTACAAAAGCAT GTTGGATTGTCTAAGGAAAACACTGCGTTCAGAAGGCTATTTTGGAATGTACAGAG GTGCAGCAGTGAATCTGACCCTTGTAACACCCGAGAAGGCTATAAAACTGGCTGCTAATGACTATTTTAGGCACCTTCTTGCCAAGGATGG GGTAGCCCTTTCTTTATCTAAGGAGATGATGGCCGGTTGTGGTGCTGGAACCTGCCAAGTTATTATCACCACTCCAATGGAGATGCTGAAAATCCAACTTCAAGATGCAGGACGACTAG CATCTCAGCAGCTTGTGAGCAGAGTTCCTTGTTCATCTCCTGGGTGCAAGCTTCTAGCTGTCAGCCCTGTTCTAGCCAGAGCATACAATGTAGGACCAATTGCCTTTCCAAGGAGGATATCTGCCACACAGATAGCAGTCGAGCTTCTGCATACCCAGGGCATTAGAGGACTCTACAAGGGTCTTGGAGCCACCTTGCTGAG GGATGTCCCATTCTCGGTCATCTATTTCCCACTGTTTGCCCATCTGAACAGAGCAGGACACAATTCCCTGGAAGAGAAAGCACCTTTCTTTCGTTCTTTTCTTGCTGGTTGCATGGCCGGTTCAGTGGCAGCTGTGTCTGTCAATCCCTGTGATG taaTAAAAACTCGTCTTCAGTCAATGGGCAAGGGAAGAAACGAAGAGAGTTATAATGGAATTATTGATTGTGCACG gAAACTTTGGATGAAGGAGGGTCCTTTAGCCTTCCTTAAAGGGGCTGGTTGCCGAGCCCTGGTTATTGCACCTCTTTTTGGTATAGCTCAAGGTATTTACTTTATTGGTGTTGGAGAATTTCTTATTGAGCTATACCAGTATGGAAGACTTTCTCCCTAG